In one window of Bizionia sp. M204 DNA:
- the ruvA gene encoding Holliday junction branch migration protein RuvA: protein MITHIQGRLVEKRPTDVVIDCNGVGYHLNISLHTFSQIPEGENLKLYTHLQVKEDSHTLFGFSSLAEREIFRMLLSVSGIGASTARTMLSSLTPVQVREGIAVGDVALIQSIKGIGAKTAQRVILDLKDKILKVYDIDENSTAQSNTNKDEALSALEVLGFTKKQSERVIDKFLSQEPQANVETIIKQALKNL, encoded by the coding sequence ATGATTACACATATTCAAGGAAGACTTGTTGAAAAAAGGCCAACAGACGTTGTAATAGACTGCAATGGTGTTGGCTATCATTTAAATATATCACTGCATACTTTTTCGCAAATACCAGAGGGTGAAAATCTTAAGCTGTATACGCATCTTCAAGTTAAGGAGGATTCGCATACCTTGTTTGGCTTTTCATCACTCGCTGAACGTGAAATATTCCGCATGCTTTTATCAGTTAGTGGTATTGGTGCCAGTACCGCGCGTACTATGTTGTCTTCTTTAACACCTGTGCAAGTTCGCGAAGGAATTGCAGTTGGTGATGTAGCATTAATACAATCTATAAAAGGTATTGGAGCCAAGACGGCTCAACGTGTTATTTTAGATTTGAAAGATAAAATTTTGAAAGTCTATGATATTGATGAAAATTCAACAGCACAAAGCAATACAAATAAAGATGAAGCGTTATCTGCTTTAGAAGTTTTGGGTTTTACCAAGAAACAGTCCGAACGCGTTATAGACAAGTTTTTAAGTCAAGAGCCACAAGCAAATGTCGAAACCATTATTAAGCAAGCGCTAAAAAATTTATAA